From a single Clostridium isatidis genomic region:
- the malQ gene encoding 4-alpha-glucanotransferase yields MERSSGILMHISSLPSKYGIGTFGKEAFEFVDFLKKGGQEYWQILPLGQTSYGDSPYQSFSAFAGNPYFIDFDILEEEGLLSKEDYVNLDYGLDENKVDYAKLFINRYKVLRKAFENSKNENIEEFKKFKLENKFWLEDYSLYMAVKNHFKLVSWQEWDDDIRLRKKSALEHYRTILEEEIEYWSFLQYLFFKQWNRLKKYANDNGIKIIGDIPIYVAEDSADVWSNPKYFNLDENLVPKTVAGVPPDAFTEDGQLWGNPIYNWDNLEKDGYSWWIDRMRESFKLYDVVRIDHFRGFESYYEVPYGNKTAKIGKWKKGPDVKLFNAIKDALGEVKIIAEDLGYMTEAVIKMREATGFPGMRILQFAFGDGDSQDLPHNYPENCVAYTGTHDNETIMGWYNSVGEKERKKAIKYLNLTYDEGIAQGMLRGIWGSKAYLAIATMQDLLSLGKEARMNIPSTLGGNWTWRASRKDINDKLAEKLFEMTKLYGRLNKFKFEKEILVEEKDEFKEDNIAKLTK; encoded by the coding sequence ATGGAAAGAAGTAGTGGAATTTTAATGCACATTTCATCTCTGCCAAGCAAATATGGAATAGGAACCTTTGGAAAGGAAGCCTTTGAATTTGTTGACTTTTTAAAGAAAGGCGGACAAGAATATTGGCAGATACTTCCTTTAGGTCAAACTAGTTATGGTGATTCACCATATCAAAGTTTTTCTGCCTTTGCTGGGAATCCTTACTTTATAGATTTTGACATTTTAGAAGAAGAAGGATTATTAAGCAAGGAGGATTATGTAAACTTAGATTATGGTTTAGATGAAAATAAAGTTGATTATGCTAAATTATTTATCAATAGATATAAGGTTTTAAGAAAAGCTTTTGAAAATTCAAAAAATGAGAATATAGAGGAATTTAAAAAATTTAAATTAGAAAATAAATTTTGGCTTGAAGATTACTCTTTATATATGGCTGTAAAAAATCATTTTAAGCTTGTAAGCTGGCAGGAATGGGATGATGATATAAGATTAAGGAAAAAGTCAGCCCTTGAGCATTATAGAACTATTTTAGAAGAGGAAATTGAATATTGGAGTTTTCTTCAGTATTTATTCTTTAAACAATGGAATAGACTGAAGAAATATGCTAATGATAATGGAATTAAGATAATTGGGGATATTCCAATTTATGTGGCAGAAGATAGTGCAGATGTATGGAGTAATCCAAAATATTTTAATCTAGATGAAAATTTAGTTCCTAAAACTGTAGCTGGAGTACCACCAGATGCCTTTACAGAAGATGGTCAGCTATGGGGAAATCCAATATATAATTGGGATAATCTTGAGAAGGATGGATATTCTTGGTGGATTGATAGGATGAGGGAAAGCTTTAAATTATATGACGTTGTTAGAATAGACCACTTTAGAGGTTTTGAATCCTATTATGAAGTTCCATATGGAAATAAAACTGCAAAAATAGGTAAATGGAAGAAAGGCCCAGATGTAAAACTATTTAATGCTATAAAAGATGCCTTAGGAGAAGTAAAAATAATAGCTGAAGATCTAGGATATATGACAGAAGCTGTAATTAAAATGAGAGAGGCTACAGGTTTTCCAGGAATGAGAATATTGCAATTTGCCTTTGGTGATGGAGATAGTCAAGATCTTCCACATAATTATCCTGAAAACTGTGTAGCTTATACAGGAACCCATGATAATGAGACAATAATGGGATGGTATAATTCAGTGGGAGAAAAAGAGAGAAAGAAAGCTATTAAGTATTTAAACTTAACCTATGATGAAGGAATTGCACAAGGAATGCTTAGAGGAATTTGGGGAAGCAAGGCATACTTAGCTATTGCAACAATGCAAGACCTTTTAAGTCTTGGTAAAGAAGCTAGAATGAATATTCCTTCAACCCTTGGAGGTAACTGGACTTGGAGAGCTTCTAGGAAAGATATAAATGATAAATTAGCCGAAAAATTATTTGAAATGACTAAGTTATATGGAAGACTTAATAAGTTCAAGTTTGAAAAAGAAATCCTAGTTGAAGAAAAGGATGAATTTAAAGAAGATAATATAGCAAAGTTAACGAAATAA
- a CDS encoding carbohydrate ABC transporter permease yields the protein MGMKRKSRKAYFYLAPALISILIFTVMPIAATIYYAFTDYTLYSKGNINLVGIKNFIEVLNGPFKQTFLPVFGWTMIFAVVSTLGCFFLGLIIALVLNNKNMKERNFYKGILILPWALPAAVAILSFQGLLNGSYGQINNFLMSINLIKEPIKWLTDPTLARISILMVNVWLGFPYMMNVCLGSLAAIPEVYYEAAEVDGASKWKQFTSITLPSLAKTAYPLIISSFAFNFNNFGSAYLITLGNPARLDTQFAGYTDILASVNYKLSIQFGRYDIASALSIIIFVIIATISFIQMKASGQFEEVD from the coding sequence ATGGGCATGAAAAGAAAAAGTCGTAAAGCTTATTTTTACTTAGCTCCAGCACTAATTTCAATTTTAATATTCACAGTAATGCCAATAGCTGCAACTATATATTATGCGTTTACTGATTATACTCTATATTCAAAGGGAAATATCAATCTAGTTGGAATTAAAAACTTTATAGAAGTTTTGAATGGTCCTTTTAAACAAACCTTTTTACCTGTATTTGGGTGGACTATGATTTTTGCAGTAGTATCAACATTAGGTTGTTTCTTCTTAGGCCTAATAATAGCTCTTGTATTAAATAATAAAAATATGAAAGAAAGAAACTTTTATAAGGGAATATTAATACTTCCATGGGCTCTGCCAGCAGCTGTAGCAATTCTTTCTTTTCAAGGATTATTAAATGGAAGTTACGGGCAAATAAATAACTTTTTAATGAGTATTAATTTAATAAAAGAGCCAATAAAATGGCTTACTGACCCTACTTTAGCAAGAATAAGTATATTAATGGTTAATGTATGGTTAGGCTTCCCATATATGATGAATGTATGTTTGGGATCCTTAGCAGCAATTCCAGAAGTATATTATGAAGCTGCTGAAGTAGATGGTGCAAGCAAGTGGAAACAATTTACAAGCATTACTTTGCCATCCTTGGCTAAAACTGCTTATCCATTAATAATTTCAAGTTTTGCATTTAACTTTAATAATTTTGGTTCAGCTTATTTAATTACATTAGGAAACCCAGCAAGATTAGATACTCAATTTGCTGGATATACAGATATTTTAGCTTCTGTAAATTACAAGCTTTCAATTCAATTTGGTAGATATGACATAGCCTCAGCCCTAAGTATAATTATATTTGTAATTATAGCAACTATTTCATTTATACAAATGAAAGCATCTGGCCAATTTGAGGAGGTTGATTAA
- a CDS encoding LacI family DNA-binding transcriptional regulator produces MNIRDIAKIAGVGVSTVSRVINNHPDVKEQTRERVLEIIKENNYIPNNSARNLKKNNTKNIGVLIKGVFNPFFSEMLDLISKRISKAGYSMILEHHDYLSDNEIKNLISIVKEKRLQGVICLGGNFENISNEDFDDIEVPVVLTSINHKYGKEFSKFSSVTIDNVHSAYLATEHLIKCGCRSIAIMLGDEKDLGIGFLREEGFLKALKDNNIKFNKEFRLLGRFDYRGAYNELKNILDKNADIDGIFAISDIMAVGCSKAIKDSNLEIGKDISIVGFDGMDISEFYSPTITTIKQPKLEMAELSVGLLLDLLEGKTENKHIILETELIERESSNYKKFKKSYGK; encoded by the coding sequence ATAAACATAAGAGATATAGCTAAAATTGCAGGAGTTGGTGTTAGTACAGTTTCGAGAGTAATAAATAATCATCCAGATGTAAAAGAACAAACTAGGGAAAGAGTTTTAGAAATTATAAAAGAAAATAATTATATTCCTAATAATAGTGCAAGAAATTTAAAAAAGAACAATACAAAAAATATTGGTGTTTTAATTAAAGGGGTATTTAATCCGTTTTTCTCTGAAATGCTAGATTTAATAAGTAAAAGGATTTCAAAAGCAGGATATTCTATGATATTAGAACATCATGATTATCTAAGCGATAATGAAATTAAAAACTTAATATCAATAGTAAAAGAAAAAAGATTACAAGGAGTAATTTGCTTAGGAGGAAACTTTGAAAATATAAGCAATGAAGATTTTGATGATATAGAAGTACCAGTAGTTTTGACTTCAATAAATCATAAATATGGAAAGGAATTTTCAAAATTTTCTTCAGTAACAATAGACAATGTACACTCTGCATACTTAGCCACTGAACATTTAATAAAATGTGGCTGTAGATCTATTGCAATTATGCTAGGGGATGAAAAAGATTTAGGGATAGGTTTTCTAAGAGAAGAAGGATTTTTAAAAGCCCTAAAAGATAATAATATTAAATTTAATAAAGAGTTTAGATTATTAGGAAGATTTGATTATAGAGGAGCTTACAACGAATTAAAAAATATTTTAGACAAAAATGCAGATATTGATGGAATATTTGCAATATCAGATATTATGGCAGTTGGTTGTTCAAAGGCTATAAAAGATAGTAACTTAGAAATTGGCAAGGATATCTCAATAGTTGGGTTTGATGGTATGGACATAAGTGAATTTTATAGCCCTACAATTACAACAATTAAGCAACCAAAGCTTGAAATGGCTGAGTTGAGTGTAGGATTATTATTAGACTTACTGGAAGGTAAAACAGAAAATAAACATATTATATTAGAAACTGAATTAATAGAAAGAGAATCATCAAATTATAAAAAATTTAAAAAGTCTTATGGAAAATGA
- a CDS encoding sugar ABC transporter permease: MKSQKANKYKKKLRPDEVRNLWFGRIFIWVMIAITLFPIVAVVSASMAKGDAFTQTTFFPAEWTLENYKKLIEKTDFLTWVKNSLLICTTVALIQLALSVPAAFAFSKLRFWGRKNGLMSLLILQMFPTTMALPAIIGVVYTYNLSNRPWILILILAGGSAYNIWLLKGAIDGIPDELVEAAYIDGASVLQTFIRIILPLLRNMLIVIFLFSFIGAYSEFMFTSALLKNADLQTITTGLQKFIKNNFSANWTMYSAAAILATVPIVTIFMLFQKYIASGLVSGSVKE, translated from the coding sequence ATGAAGTCGCAAAAAGCTAATAAATATAAGAAAAAGTTAAGACCTGATGAAGTAAGAAATCTATGGTTTGGTAGAATTTTTATATGGGTAATGATTGCTATAACCTTATTTCCAATAGTAGCAGTTGTATCAGCTTCTATGGCAAAGGGGGATGCTTTTACTCAAACAACATTTTTTCCGGCAGAATGGACTTTAGAGAATTATAAAAAGTTAATTGAAAAAACAGACTTTTTAACCTGGGTAAAAAATTCTCTTTTAATCTGTACAACAGTTGCATTAATTCAATTAGCCTTATCAGTTCCAGCAGCCTTTGCTTTTTCAAAATTAAGGTTCTGGGGAAGAAAAAATGGCTTAATGAGTTTGTTAATCCTTCAAATGTTTCCAACAACAATGGCATTACCTGCAATAATAGGTGTTGTATATACTTATAATTTAAGTAATAGACCATGGATATTAATACTAATCCTTGCAGGAGGAAGTGCATATAATATATGGCTTTTAAAAGGAGCTATAGATGGTATTCCTGATGAATTAGTTGAAGCAGCATATATAGATGGAGCTTCAGTATTGCAGACCTTTATAAGAATAATATTACCATTACTTAGAAATATGCTAATTGTTATTTTCCTATTCTCTTTTATAGGAGCCTATAGTGAATTTATGTTCACATCAGCATTATTAAAGAATGCAGACTTACAAACAATAACAACTGGTTTACAAAAGTTTATTAAAAATAATTTCTCAGCAAACTGGACTATGTATTCTGCAGCAGCTATATTAGCTACAGTGCCAATAGTAACTATATTCATGCTTTTCCAAAAATATATAGCAAGCGGGTTAGTTTCTGGTTCTGTTAAAGAATAA